In Planococcus citri chromosome 4, ihPlaCitr1.1, whole genome shotgun sequence, the genomic window gctttcaaaaattcggatTTCGAGTgtaaaaacaatgtttgaaaaaatttgttcatttcttttgatcctaaattatttgaatgatgagtttttaaaaattttaattttgaaattgaaatgtaaacagactcgagtgaagcgagggcaggGCTTAATTTTCTTAACTGAAAAGGCTCGataaaaagtagccaaaaaagtgacaaaatgcgagcaaaacattttaataggTCGAGAagaaaagtcacaaaaaaaagCAGAATAAGTATTACGAATTAaaatgtatttaattttgaaaagttgagctatttcgaaattttttgctgAAGAATCTTGGCTACAAAGtaggattttggcaatttctgacaaaaaatacaattcgtggaaaaatgaaacgagactgacaattctaacaaaaggaatggttttctgacagtttctggcagaaaagcgagacatttgggcaatgttttttaaaaaaagtaaaaattcaaaatttttttgaaaaaacaacttttttaaattttgttaaaaagcgaggatttcttacaattttggcaaacagcaTGATCTTGACAATTCGAGCCAAAAGAAGAACTATGTGAGAATTATGGCAAAAAGGGATACTTTAGCTATTTCTGGCAAATATGTACCTTAGCCGGGCCTTAtagaaaatgttgaagaaaaaaatattttacagcaaaaatttgataatttaagtaaaaattaaccatttgtaaaaataagaaattcagtacatctttttgcaatttttttcaaaaagtgagatttttcacaTTGAAATCTATTgcaattttacgtaaaaaatcgagacttttaaACTGCGAAAAAGATAAAATTGTTAGTAATTGGcgaagacttttggacaatttttagaaaaaaaatgtttataattttttgcaaaaaccgagaattttgacaattttaagcaaaaagtgAGATTGACTATTTCTGGGGAAAAGcatgaatttttggatattgttggccaaaaattattttttttcgcaatcttcgTAGAAAATGGGAGAATTTTTTGgtctttgacatttttttaggcaaaaaagcggaatttttagatgatttttaggAAGGAGAATGAATACTActaattcttgaatttttttgctaaaaagtaacaatttttggtaagaacgaggctatttttggaaatatcgaaaaaaggtgagatttttatgtatttttgacgACAAAAGTGGATAATTTAAGTAGGtcaataatatgtatgtactttctcaaattattcgCTTACTGATGTTACTAccgggcattttttttttctcatcaagatGTAtgcataaaattgaatttttgaaatttaaaaaaaaaataaattttagtaaCTTCATAACTTCAGTAACTTAGTTACTTGAACAGTGACCAAGTACGAGCCcggagcgagggcaaaagcttgtttcgagaagtaaagttttttcaggtaaaaagcgcgttttttggctaaacattttctttaaaaattggaatgatgtattttttaaaaattcaaacacagaAGCCCAAATGGAGCGCGGGcaaaagcgttcaaaaattcgtattttgagagatgaaaaataatgtttttttataatGAGTCTACCTATGTTTTTGAatccataattttaaaatttggattttgggtaggtaattaaaaattttcgttacaaattaaataaaagaaaagaaaacaaacccgaaggaagtgagggcaaaagtttgcaaaatttcgtgtttagaaaaagtgaaaatagtataggtaggtatgaatttTCGGTTTTAACATGGGGCCTCTGACGATCGCCAGTCAACATCATAGGCCAGTCTGTGAAGGTGTAAATCAGAGATCCTTGATGATAATGTAAGATTAAGTACTCGTTGCAGTTGTGGACTTCACAACTGCCTGGGATATCTTTTGGTCACTTATTCAATTACGGTGCTCTATCATCAAAGAGATGATCATCACATGTAAATAGATCGCGAATGGTGTAGACGACACAGTATTCACGAAAATATTAAAGTTTATTTTGATAGTTATTTAACACGAAAATGGTTTTATTCTTGAAGTAATTATTAAATAGAAACTAAGAACAACGAAATTAATCAAGAGattattttataagatttaaacATTAACCAAAGTTAGGAAAAGATTTATTTTAACGATGAACGTACCTTCTTGTTGCGCGGTCAAAAAGGTACTTACCAAAAAAGTATTTGTCAACAACAGATGTTGTTGACAAAGTACTTAGAAATCACCAGCCAGTGATTTCTGGACTTCACACGTACACCAAATGTCGGCATGATAGTATCTCACAAGTCCGCCACtgcttttcattttgaaattttgttacatACTTACCTtgtccaaaaagtcctgcttttttcaaaaattcttgcagtcttgatcgagttttttttatcattttttctgcaattgaaacgttttgctcgcgttttatgtattacttttttgaacttttttggctACCTATCACAGTTACTtttctttggcaaaaattgaatacgagcCCTGGTTGATAAAATATCCCAGAACTTgagtgaaattttatgaaaattgtggaaattcatgaacattaggtacctataccaatATACCTAAACCTAACTGATCGAATGGTTATCAAAGTGGAATATTAGTACGAGAGAATGATATCTGTAGCTAAATGCTGGCATACCGTGATTTCAAATCAAACACGAAGTTCTACTCGTATCTCTTCCTTTTTTTGCCCCCTTCCCCGCGTCGTATTTTGTTGCACTGGTACCTGTGCTTGCAATTATTCTTTCGATGCGTGTTGGCCATAATCTCGCTGTTGATCTAGGAACAAGCGTGTATAAAATGAACTGTACCCCTTtatcatgttttttgaaaacaaaaacaaagtgATTTTGTGTGATACTGATATCGTTGTATTGATGGtgtaatttggaattttcgtaTTCATTTTATGATCTTTATATTTTGAGGTAAGCGCAAGTACAGCACAAGAAACTGTTGTATTAGTTTGTATATGAGTTAAATTCGCGTAAAATCGATcgatattgatgaaaatttcgactttATTCAGTTGTTGCCGTTGTTTAGTATCGAGTTTGTGCAAATGTGGGACAATAATCCAGCCGAATTACGTGCACTGGCGGCGAAATCTTCATGTATACAATTGGTATACGAATGGGCCAGCTGTGAAATAATAGCGATCGATGTTTGGAAAAAGGAAGAAAACTACCGTACATGCCCGGATCACGAATGGTTTATTTGGCAAATGAACGAAATGCAGCTACCCCGCAGCCCAGTGATGCCGAATTTGGTTCGCAACCAAATCGAGTTTTATTTACCGTCCATTTTGAAGAAGGTTACTAAATGGATCTGTTACTATCATGATCTAAATTTCTTCCACGATGAACCGGCATCTTCGTTGAAAGAATACCTGCTTAAATTGATTTGGAAACCGGATCGATCGATCGACTACGTAGCTACTGCGAAAAACGTCTTGGCAGGTTCGAATTTTAATGCCATGGAGAAGTACAGATTTGCTTGTACTTATTGTTTTTCGGAGGAAATATGGAATTTAAGAGATATGGCGGAGGTAACGATAGATTGGTGTTTCGAAGAAGAGCCTTTGCTGGTTTATTGGAGTAAATGCTTGACCGGTCAGTTACATACGATAACTTTACCGGCGAACGATTCAATCGAGGAGGTCATGTTTGTCAAAGCTTGGGAAAAATTCGATCTTTGGCAGCCCATGaagtacttttttggaaaattggactCCAGCGCTAGACTATTGCAGGGTAAGAACGTTATCTTGcacaaatgtgaaaaatatttgcacaaatgtgaaaaatatcaagaagaAGTACTCACTCTGCTGAACGAATGTGAAAGAGATACCGTGTATCGAGAGAATTTGGAGATACTTTTTTCGAATTACTTTGGAATGCGGGATAATTTCGAAGGTGTGCGACGACTTTACACCACCTTGAAAGGAAAATTGAGTTTCAAAGATCTCACTTATATTTTAACTGAAGTTAGTAGTTTGGCTGTTAGTAATTTCAATGTAATGGCACCGTTGCTAATGGAAATTTGGAACGATGCCAGCGACGAATATAAACAACAGGTTATCTCAACTGGCTTGCGATCACTTATCGCTAAAGAATTTGAAGTTGTGATCGATGATGGGCGGTACGATGATCTCAGCCATAGAGACCGATTACGCGATCCTTTGGGGTTTTTTCGTGCCTTGGCTGAAGCGTACGAACCGCTAGATTTcctaaaatcgaattttttttggctggTAATCTGGCAACCGGTTGCTTCTATAGTCGAATTATTCgatgaatttcaattcaatgcCGAAGATGTCGAGGAATTGAAAAGGTATTGTCGAAAAAATCCAGATAAAATGAGAGaagtttgtttggtttttttggagtatggccattttgatgaatttagcAGTTTTATATCGTTTTGCTACTCGGATGATAACGCGAGCAGAATCGCGTATCAGAGAAGATTATTAATGGATTTGGACCGTTTTAGTCATACATTGATGCGCATCGATTGGCGAATAGTTTACAAATTCGTCAATGACGTGTTTTGTGACACCTGCGACGGATTCGCGTCTTACTACACTACCCGAATGATACTACACGTtttagagaattcaaaattgtacGATCTGACGAAAATAGACAACATCGTGGAATGTATTCACACTTTTGTGCCACACCATACCAATTTATCTCGGGTAAAGGAGACCTGCATTGACTCGCTTTTCAATTACCGTCGATATCCCATTTTCAAATGGactcagtttgaaaaaatattgatttggTGCTACGGAACTGAAACCGGTGTTGCTGAATTTAAAGAGAAAATCAAcgtttcagaaattttcctCACTCTGTTAAGAAGCTGCGTTAACCTAGACAGATACGAGTACACTTTCGAAGCGAGTGATTCTATGGAGGAATTTTTGCATTGGTATTACCCCCTGGAAAGTGAAAGGAAAGCTTTCAAATTGGAAATGATTTACTCGTACGGTGAATTTAGCCTGATTGGGGAATTGCTAAAACAGAAAGAGTATCGTCGAATTCGTCGATGTATgttgaattggttttttgaaaacaacgcCCATGAAATAAAGGAATTTATTACTAAAATATACGTGTAAGTTTGTCAAAATAGTAGTCGATGGATGAATGATTAAATTTGTTAGTAATTATGATGCGTATATAGTTTACTTTGTCTGTGATTCCaaatcttttttaaatatttattttatatttcgtAATTCAGTTATCGTAATATATTTGTGATCTGTCTCATTGTTGTGATATTTGGAAACGTCGAATGGAAATCATCGCAATTCAAgtaccatttttaaaaaccaactcGGTTCGTTGCTTGCTGAAGGAAATTATTGTACAAGCTTAAATTAGGACGTTGGTTATTGTTTTCAAACGTGGAAGTTTCATAACGTAAGTTTTTTATCCTGATTTCCCTTGCAAGAAAATAAAATCCAGGCTTGCATAACGGTTAGCTCATCATGATTCTATAGTTTCAAGGTAAGGGACCATCCAACTACTTCATTTTGGGACCATATCGGTTTTACCCATGTACATATgatattctttttttcaattttttttccttttgtcgAACTGCGAAAACATCTTAACCAAAGGACTTTCAATGATATTCGCTCAAGTTTGGTGTTTAAGCTTATTTTGGCATATTGAATTCGAGTAGTTCGAgtgagaataattttgattgggAATTCGCGATGGTCAAATTTTTAGGAGGCAGAAAAGGAGGGTGAAAAAAGGTCGTAATAGAAATTTATCAATGAGAAATTGAGAGTTGTTTAATAGGTATATCCAAAGAGTATCTATTTAATGGGGTGGAGGGGGAGTCACCTACCCCCCAAATTCGCGAACATGCAGGCATTTGaactttattaaaaaagtttattttgagaaaaacgtgtttaaagaaaaagtaagaaaatctctgcattttcattttttttatggtgtcaaaatgtaaaataaaaaaataccattatcaagagataaacaaaaaaaacaagcaataaaaagtcttgaaaataaaatcaaaaaattgattatttttgaaaaaattaatttttttacattgtgaatttcaagttgattttagataaaaatgataattttaatttgaaataaaatttatcaaaattcttgtTAAATTAGtaggagaaaaaatgaaaaagtatgtacttactttagCAATCAAAGTCTTGAATaagatcgaaaaattaatttttttgggaaaattatttatttttaacgttttgaatttcaagttgattttataatttgaaattaaatctatcaaaattttcataaaattgatgaaaaaaaaacagaaaaaaagaaaaaacgatcgaaaataaaaaatcaaaaaactgattgtttttgaaaaaaataatttttttacgttgtaaatttcgagttaattttggttaaaaatgttattaaaaatgaaatttatcaattttttttaaaattagtaacAAAACATGTAAAAGTAGATAACAATAAAAGtcttaaataaaatcaaaaaattgcgttttttgatgacaattaattttttttgcgttttgaattttcaaattgatttcataattcaaacttgaatttatcaaaatgttcatcaaattgattgaagaagaaaaaacaaacaataagtCTTAAAAATAAtgtctaaaaactaatttttttgaaaacattattttatttttcatttttagatttttttggggtCTTCTTCCTTGGTATCGTCCTCAGGCCGAATAAAATAATCAACAGTTTACTGGTACAGCAACGAAGACTAGGTAAAGcgtacaaataattttggtggttcattttttgattccttTCCCCTCTGGCCCCTGTGATGcctcataatttgaaaaacgtgCAGCGAATAGTAATCGAGATCCTATTGATAAGATCCGTGCTAGATATTTGGGACCCCTCTGGTTAATTCAGAAACTCTGTGATCTGTTTTGaagatgaaacgaaaaaataaaagaccAAAAATCCATCTCTTTTGGTCTAGAGAAGGATCAAATAAGGTTACAAGCTTAAAACCCCCGTAAAACGCATATCTATGGCACATTGTATGCCAAATTTAAACTGCCTAGGTCAATTTAAGGTACCTAGCTGAGGgtcaaaaatatgagaaaaatcaaatttgaatgcATGAGGGGTCATGGTCATATACAATAGATTTCTGATGGAAACTCGATgaacaggattttttttcaaaattgtaagccCCACACTCCTTAAAGCAGTCTTTGTTAAGGAAATGTACGCTGATTTCAACAAGCTCTTTAATTTTTCTCTAGATGCATTAGATCAAAAGTTTTTCCAAGAAATGTTCttaggggggagggagggggtaaaatggaAGGGCCATTACCCTTATATCATTCGGATTATGGTGACGTGATAATTGCTTGTCATCGATCAACACACGTCATTAAATCTGGCTTCAACATTACCCGAGTTTAATTTAGATTGCGAATTTGTACCTCGTTTGCATCATCGCCTCTTTGATGGCAAAGCTGATGCCAAATTCGCCAAAGCCGGAtaccaataatttattttttcttcgatatCGACAAATATAACTTTTCCAGCAACGAGTAACCCAGCATCTTCTGCTTGAACTGTTCCACCGCCGCCGAGACTTGGCTCAAATCTTCCAACTCGGTTACCTACTATCTACCGGGATATTCAAATCTAACGTTATATCCTCTGGGTTTATCATCCTTTCCGGTTCCAGTAATAAATCGTGGTCCAATTTCTTGTCCACCAAATTAGCCAACGTGTCGGTAATTTTACCCTCGATATCGTTCGAAACATAGACTCTCTGTCTTGCTATTATTCACTAAAAAGAGGCATTTTCAAGGTGACATTTTGCGATTTCAACGTTCCTGATCCTGGCAGAAATTTAGTTCTAGTTGCTGTACCTACTCAAAGAAAATACCGCCAGCAATCGGCAAAGACAAATTCTAATATCATTACGAAGTCGATTCGCAACAAATAAATGGTATCAGCAAACAAAATACCATAAAcgatttcaaaaacatcttATTCGTTGCGATTACGATGCACTGAACTGTTTTACGAGTAATACTGGAGACGATATGTTCGGAAATTGTACTCGTCGTAGTTTACTAGTTTTTCCTCctcacatttttctttttttcggttTGCAGTTTTCGAACGATTGTTTTATTCGTGAATTTTACGAGTAAGCGAAACAAAACATCTTACGTGAACTTGAGTATACAGATATGTTTCATTATTGTCAATAAAACCAGaatgttatggttttttttttaggtgaatgACATCGTCGTGCTTCGTACGTACTATGCTGTTGTACGAATCACCTAGCGATTAATTCAATACCAgtgtttataaaatgaaaaacaattcgaTTTCTTGTTTTATTAGCTATGCTTGGTATGTTGTCGTTTGTCttgctggtttttttttattaatttgtttatttatacAATTGTCTGCGTTTTACTATTTGTTTGGTATTTttatgatgagaaaattttccaaatgtggtggtgactttttcgacgaatgttgaatttttattggcgGAGAAAACCGTGgaattttcaagtgaattttgtgtcagctttgcttttttttctacttttcaattctaataaaaagaaattgttGTTTTCAATGTGACGAGAATATGTTCTCTTCAAAACCCTTCACACAAAGggagttgacaattttttgaagaaacggAATAAAATCTCAACCTATACTAGGTACATTCATTCATACGAGGGACGACAATTTGAAAACCGGACTTTTGCCATTGCGTGAGTTGTAGTTACATTAGAACAACGGACgaggtctcatttgaaaaaggagtggattttctattactgtacaaaatttcaagttgattggacgatttttgcgtgttttacaGCCTCTCAAAGTTGGCAACTTTTTTACCCTCGTTGTGAAAATGagtgttgcaaattttttctcaaggaATTTTTGCATCCTCAAGACATCTCAGTGCCTTCTCAGCATTTCTACTCCCCAAATTCAATTCCTAGTAACCTTTACTTCGTTCTCAGAAAGTTTtgacctgaaaatcaaaattcatttcattattgaGCATGACTGAAGAGCCTCCACTCAAATGTTGAGGAAGCTGCCTCTGAATAAGGCCCTACAGATTTTTGAAGGGCGTTTTGGAGAATAATTGTGGGGCATTCTGTTGAAGGATGACCATGCTGAAGATATTTGAGGTCAATctcctccaaaaattattttacactcACCTCAGAGGGCGTTTCCTCACAACCATTAGGAAACGCTTTCCCCATGACCTACTTTTTGTGAGTTTTTGATTGAGTGAGCTTCCTCCAACAGTTCCCTATCtcttttaaacatcatttttgacttttttggacttCCACCACTCCTCTAATTCACAGTCGCCTCTCCCTGAACATAAGGACCCTCCTCAAGACTTCCTCAAAGTTTCATGACCGACTCTAAGGAGGATGTACACTTCAAGCAGCTGTATAACacgcaaaaatcatccaatcaacttgaaattttgtacagtaatagaaaatccactcctttttcaaatgagacctcGTCCGTTGTTCTAATGTAACTACAACTCGCGCAATGGCAAAAGTCCGGTTTTCAAATTGTCGTCCCTCGTAAGTCCCACAACAAAATAATTGAATGTATTCCACGCAGGATACTTTTACTTCAGTTATTTTACACAAAACTTCCTGCATTATTATCGTAATAtggttttcattgaaattaatattttttaaattcgcatTTCGTTTCGGCTTTCGGCACCATATGTGGTTTTATTCGCTAATAGCGCTTCCAAGAGGgggaatttattaaaaaatcacaagagTCTGGTAATATGTACAATACATACTGATTTGATGCAACTGTTACGTACTGTCTGGCAGATTTTGCGAAACTTCATCCCGATATTATTTCCCCACTCTTGCCCTTGGCCCTTGCACTCTTTCAATTCATCTTTAAGCCACTTTCGTACTCCGAAAGTTTGATTATAATGTTTTCTGCTATTCTTTTTGTGGCATGATACTCGTGATGGTATGATCGATAAGTAGGCGACaatgatcaattttatttcCACACGTCCTATACatagtaaaattttgcaattttttcgtttttggtgGGAAAAATTCCAACGAAGCGATGAACTTTCATTCATCAATGTTGCCTCAGCCACAAAAATACCAAAGAGGTATTTTGTGGCAGAAATTAGGAGAGAGGGGGATGAAGTTAATTTTCCTCCAGACTGGAGAATGGATTGGTCGCAATATTTTTAAAGATACTTGCCAGTTCcaaaacattttataaaaatgaaatgaatcgaagctttttgtgaattttttagcCGAATAGTGATGATAAGCCGGTTttagaatttctaaaattatgtgcgaatttttttgaaaattttcaaagttttatccTTTGTGAAtttgcttttgaattttaatactttttttttgcggaaGGGGTGTAGTTGAAGCAAGCTTCAAGCAAGTGACCCTGGTGAACATAAGATGCCTACTGAGATCTCTCACAAAACTTTGCACTCCCCACCCCACACACGCCTCTCTGAAAAAAACCATTCACACCATTGCTACAAGCCCCACTTCAAACGTCCGTCCCTGATAGATTAATAAATacatttccatattttttttttttaaatataaaaaacatACAATCTTAAACTAGGATAGAATTGAGCCTGCATGAACTCTGTTCAGGATCACAGCAGAGACAGTCAGGAGCAGGGGCCCCACTTGGTGCCTACAAACCAGCAGTGTCTTGCCTCCAGGCAGAAGGGGAAAGTTTGTTGGTACTGCTATGCAGGACACCATTGCACAGTATTACCTGGAAAGGAGTAGCTGAAACACTTTGACATATTTATTAGTTTCAAGCATGGTAGATAGATATACAACATAAAATAGTAATATAGCACAACAAAATATTGTATAGCATAAGATGGATTCACAGGCTTTGTTAGGCAAGGCACTCTTGTAGTTGTTGTAGTCTGCTTCACTTAATAAGTAAATCAatgagttgtcaaaaaatgagatgGAATAGATGGACAGTGAGTTCCAGCACCCTAAAGGCCCTTGTTGCAGATCAGCCGCTAATTTGGCACAAAGATACACGTATCCCACAAGTAAAGGCAACACTCAGGACGTGAATGCCTATCAATGTGTGGTCCAAACAGCCAGAGTATAAGTGCAGCGGCACCAGACACTGTCCGGATAATAAAGAGGGTAAGGAAGGATGTAAGCCCCGCTATGACATCACAGTAGTTGTAGTATGTGTAGCAGCGTACATCAAAATTGAGCTGCATCACAAAGCTAAACTCTCATCTGATCTCACCCTC contains:
- the LOC135844070 gene encoding uncharacterized protein LOC135844070 codes for the protein MWDNNPAELRALAAKSSCIQLVYEWASCEIIAIDVWKKEENYRTCPDHEWFIWQMNEMQLPRSPVMPNLVRNQIEFYLPSILKKVTKWICYYHDLNFFHDEPASSLKEYLLKLIWKPDRSIDYVATAKNVLAGSNFNAMEKYRFACTYCFSEEIWNLRDMAEVTIDWCFEEEPLLVYWSKCLTGQLHTITLPANDSIEEVMFVKAWEKFDLWQPMKYFFGKLDSSARLLQGKNVILHKCEKYLHKCEKYQEEVLTLLNECERDTVYRENLEILFSNYFGMRDNFEGVRRLYTTLKGKLSFKDLTYILTEVSSLAVSNFNVMAPLLMEIWNDASDEYKQQVISTGLRSLIAKEFEVVIDDGRYDDLSHRDRLRDPLGFFRALAEAYEPLDFLKSNFFWLVIWQPVASIVELFDEFQFNAEDVEELKRYCRKNPDKMREVCLVFLEYGHFDEFSSFISFCYSDDNASRIAYQRRLLMDLDRFSHTLMRIDWRIVYKFVNDVFCDTCDGFASYYTTRMILHVLENSKLYDLTKIDNIVECIHTFVPHHTNLSRVKETCIDSLFNYRRYPIFKWTQFEKILIWCYGTETGVAEFKEKINVSEIFLTLLRSCVNLDRYEYTFEASDSMEEFLHWYYPLESERKAFKLEMIYSYGEFSLIGELLKQKEYRRIRRCMLNWFFENNAHEIKEFITKIYV